Sequence from the Nitrospirota bacterium genome:
TCCGGTGGTTGTGCATCTGGAGGCTCAGCTTCTTCTTGGGCTTGAGGTAGATGTGCTTTATCTTGAAGGAGGGGCCCTCATCCAGGATGGCGAACCACCCCCAGGGGCGCTCCTCGATGCTGGGCATCAGGAACTTCTCCTTGCCTTCCTCCTTGAGGAGGGAGACCATGTCCTTGACCTCCTGGACCCTGTCCTTGGGGACGATGAGGGTGGCGTCGGCGGTGCTGACGACCACCATGTCCCTGAGGCCGATGGCCGCCACCAGCTTCTCGGCCGAAGAGACCATGATGGAGTCCTCGCAGCCCAGGCTCACCACGTTTCCGATGCGGACGTTGCGGGAGCCGTCCACCGGCAGGACCTCGTCCAGGGCGCTCCAGCTGCCGATGTCCGACCAGGGGAACTCCGCCGGCACCATGGAGACCTTGCGGGACTTCTCCATGACGCCGTAGTCGATGGACTGGCTCTCCAGGGCGGAGTAAAGGGCGGCCAGCTCTTCCTCTTCCTTCTTCGTGTTCAGGGATTTCTGGATGCCCGCGAAGGCCCTGTGCAGGGCGGGCATGTGCCTCTCAATCTCCTGGACCATGTCCAGGGCCCGGAAGAGGAACATGCCGCTGTTCCAGTAATAGGAGCCGTCCTTCAGGTACTCCCGCGCCGTCTTGTGGTCGGGCTTCTCCACGAAGCGCTCCACCCGGTAGGCCCCGTCCGGCGAGCCCTTCCCCGCCTTTATGTAGCCGTAGCCCGTCTCGGGCCTGGTGGGCTTTATGCCGAAGGTCAGAAGCCTTCCCTTCCGTGCAACCGGCACGGCCTTTTTCAGGGTGGAGAGAAAGAGCCGAGGGTCGCCGATATGGTGGTCCGCGGGCAGCACGAGCATCAGGGCGTCCTTGTTCTTCTTCAGGAGCTTGAAGGCCGCCAGGGCGATGGCCGGGGCGGTGTTCTTCCCCTCGGGCTCCACCACGCACTGCACGTCGCCCCGTACTTCCCGGGCCTGCCAGGTGACGATGTCCC
This genomic interval carries:
- a CDS encoding mannose-1-phosphate guanylyltransferase/mannose-6-phosphate isomerase, yielding MTVQKAGTWSRNLHAVIMAGGKGTRFWPLSRDAFPKQFLKLVGEKTLIQETIHRLENELPAERILVVTTRGQRDIVTWQAREVRGDVQCVVEPEGKNTAPAIALAAFKLLKKNKDALMLVLPADHHIGDPRLFLSTLKKAVPVARKGRLLTFGIKPTRPETGYGYIKAGKGSPDGAYRVERFVEKPDHKTAREYLKDGSYYWNSGMFLFRALDMVQEIERHMPALHRAFAGIQKSLNTKKEEEELAALYSALESQSIDYGVMEKSRKVSMVPAEFPWSDIGSWSALDEVLPVDGSRNVRIGNVVSLGCEDSIMVSSAEKLVAAIGLRDMVVVSTADATLIVPKDRVQEVKDMVSLLKEEGKEKFLMPSIEERPWGWFAILDEGPSFKIKHIYLKPKKKLSLQMHNHRSEHWIVVSGTARVQRGDEVFHVQQNESTFIPATVRHRLENPGIIPLRIVEIQSGEYMGEDDIIRFDDLYGRETG